From the Comamonas odontotermitis genome, one window contains:
- a CDS encoding TRAP transporter substrate-binding protein, with product MKRRFFCATVTLIASFGFATAAAAQTKWDFATAYGPGNFHSKNNELFVKDVDAATGGKLKITPHFGASLFKMPEIKRAVQTGNAQMGEFFLVSFQNESQIFGVDGLPFLVGSYDDAFKLYQAQKPALQKLLDKQGQVLLYSVAWPPQGIYTKKPVNSVADLKGMKWRVYSPTTARIGELIGAQPVTVQEAELAQALATGVVDGLITSSATGADNKLFENLKYYYNVQAWIPKNAVTVSKKAFAALGKAEQDALLKAAAAAEERGWKESKEVDAKSIAALKQGGMSIEMGSAQLKTDLAKVGETVVKEWTEKAGADGKAILDAYKAGK from the coding sequence ATGAAGCGTCGTTTTTTCTGTGCTACCGTCACCCTGATAGCCAGCTTCGGTTTTGCCACGGCGGCTGCCGCCCAGACCAAGTGGGATTTCGCCACTGCCTACGGGCCCGGCAACTTCCACTCCAAGAACAACGAGTTGTTTGTGAAGGATGTGGACGCAGCCACGGGCGGCAAGCTCAAGATCACGCCCCACTTCGGTGCCTCGCTGTTCAAGATGCCCGAGATCAAACGTGCCGTGCAGACCGGCAACGCGCAGATGGGCGAGTTCTTTCTGGTGAGTTTCCAGAACGAATCGCAGATTTTTGGTGTGGATGGCCTGCCTTTCCTGGTCGGCAGCTATGACGACGCCTTCAAGCTGTACCAGGCCCAGAAGCCTGCACTGCAAAAGCTGCTCGACAAGCAGGGCCAGGTGCTGCTGTATTCGGTGGCGTGGCCGCCGCAAGGCATCTACACCAAGAAGCCGGTCAATTCGGTGGCCGATCTGAAGGGTATGAAGTGGCGCGTGTACTCGCCCACCACGGCGCGCATTGGCGAGCTGATCGGCGCGCAGCCGGTGACGGTGCAAGAGGCCGAGCTGGCGCAGGCGCTGGCCACGGGCGTGGTCGATGGCCTGATCACGTCAAGCGCGACTGGCGCCGACAACAAGCTGTTCGAGAACCTGAAGTATTACTACAACGTGCAGGCCTGGATTCCAAAGAATGCCGTGACCGTGAGCAAGAAGGCTTTTGCCGCATTGGGCAAGGCCGAGCAGGATGCCTTGCTGAAGGCCGCAGCCGCAGCCGAGGAGCGCGGCTGGAAGGAATCGAAGGAAGTGGATGCCAAATCGATCGCAGCACTCAAGCAAGGCGGCATGAGCATCGAGATGGGCTCTGCCCAGCTCAAGACAGATCTGGCCAAGGTAGGGGAAACCGTGGTGAAGGAGTGGACCGAGAAGGCCGGCGCCGATGGCAAGGCCATTCTGGACGCGTACAAGGCTGGCAAGTAA